A region of the Coffea eugenioides isolate CCC68of unplaced genomic scaffold, Ceug_1.0 ScVebR1_132;HRSCAF=557, whole genome shotgun sequence genome:
ACATGAACTCATATACCAAAAGTAACTCTCCTTCACGCCGACAATAACCCAAGAACGGTACTAAATTTCTATGGCGTAAGCGACCAATACTGACAATTTCTGCAACAAATTCTCTCATTCCCTGTCTTGCTTGATGAGAGACCTTCTTGACAGCAACCTCAACCATGTTTGTTGGCAAAACCCCTTTGTAGACCCGGCCAAATCCGCCTTCCCCTAACAGCTGTTTTTCTGTAAACCCCTTGGTGGCAATGTATAAATCTTTGTACTTGAACCTGTGAGGCCCATAGGCAAGTTCCCATTCTTCCAGCACTTCTGCAAACTTCCACTTCCTCCTTAAATAATAAGCTACACCAAAAGCTATAATGAACAGCAAAAGTAAGGAAAGCAGGGGCAATCCCACGATTAAAAATTTAGAAACTTTCTTAGGTCCAGACCGAGGTAGCTTGGGCAGCCGAGAGATATCAAGCGCTTGCGCATCACCATTCATCTTGAAGCTCCATCCCAGTACAAAACAAGTTAACCCTATGTCGAGTGGACTACTGGATGCAGAAAAGCCAACATACATGGTTTGCTGTAAAATTGGCGAAAGGTCATATGGCAAAGACAAAAGAGGAGTATTTGGTTTAGCAGCAGCTATTGGAGCTAATGTAACATCGATTCTCCCATCCACCCCATCGTATTCCACCCAGAGTTGCATCCGTTGGCCGCTGGTAAGAGTTAAGTTGTCAAATGAATTCCTGTTGTTAGATTGGTAACTTGCTGGCCGGGACACCGTGGAATTCACAGAGTTAATATCAATGCCGATATGGTTGTCATTGATATCTGCAAATTCACGGTCTTGGAAAGTGTCAAGCTCCACTGCAAAAAAGTGATTTGTTCCACTTCCAGTGGTGCTACCATCGTAGAGCCCAATGAAATTTGTGGAAGGCCCCCGTGTAAGGATTCTTGTTGGTGCAATAACGAAAGCCATTCCCGGACTAGGCACGCCTGAGACTTCAGGTACCATAGCAAACACAAATTGGGTGGAAAAGGAGAAAGCTGAACTATTAGATGTGCTCTTGAAATTGATCGGATGAGGATAGAAGGCATGCCCCGTCTGTAATTTGGTGGTGTTGGTTATCTGCAGGAGGCCATTTTTGGTGACTTTAGCTAATCCATACAGGCTTAGATGTGATGATTGAAATCCTTGATAGATGAACGCAACATCGTTGGAAGCTGCCGCACCAGCTGCGATGTGAGCTAGAAAGTAGGCTAAGATTGCTGTTAGAAGTCTGAATGACATGGCTACGACTTGGATGCCAATTGCTAAATCCTTCTTAATTTTGTTGCCTATATCTTACTATCTAGCGTTGCGATTTCTTCGCACACCATTTGAGCTTCACATACATTACTTTGACTGCTTTTTATTTAATACGGTGGTTGTATATACTAGATTGTCCGGTGTACAATAAAACAACGCTTTCAAATAACAGTTTAGGCAACGGGTCCAGATACATGACAATTAATTTTAACTTATGTTTGAACTTGAAATGTTCTACATGTATTATGCATTCACTGTTGTTAATATAAAAGAGATTAATtctataaataaattatttcataTATTTGTTTATAATACAATATAAGTATGGTTGTACACTATACTTTATAACACGTACATCATTGACACCAATATCAACCATAGTATCACGCGTTACTCATTAAGTCTGTGAAAAAAGTTAAATGAAGAGTATGAATAGCATTGCCCAACAAATATCTAGATTTTAGAGCACTAAAGCTTTAGTTTTCAAGAAAGTGAAGTTTGGGACACTCAAAAAACTTGTGATCTTTTTCCGCCACAATTCTCTTTGATTCTTCCCGTTTTGTCCTTGCTATGATACAAGTTCCTTAATTTCTAAAACCTACCACCTTATAAAGCAGCCACATTATTAATCCCACGGTTTTAGCTTACTCAGATATTCCCTTGATTCTACGTAAACCTACACCAACTAGCAAATCAGTATAAGTGACAAACAAAtccatttaactaaatttact
Encoded here:
- the LOC113755232 gene encoding L-type lectin-domain containing receptor kinase IV.1-like translates to MSFRLLTAILAYFLAHIAAGAAASNDVAFIYQGFQSSHLSLYGLAKVTKNGLLQITNTTKLQTGHAFYPHPINFKSTSNSSAFSFSTQFVFAMVPEVSGVPSPGMAFVIAPTRILTRGPSTNFIGLYDGSTTGSGTNHFFAVELDTFQDREFADINDNHIGIDINSVNSTVSRPASYQSNNRNSFDNLTLTSGQRMQLWVEYDGVDGRIDVTLAPIAAAKPNTPLLSLPYDLSPILQQTMYVGFSASSSPLDIGLTCFVLGWSFKMNGDAQALDISRLPKLPRSGPKKVSKFLIVGLPLLSLLLLFIIAFGVAYYLRRKWKFAEVLEEWELAYGPHRFKYKDLYIATKGFTEKQLLGEGGFGRVYKGVLPTNMVEVAVKKVSHQARQGMREFVAEIVSIGRLRHRNLVPFLGYCRREGELLLVYEFMSNGSLDRFLYNQPKYTLIWSQRFRVIKGVALGLLYLHEEWEQVVIHRDVKASNVLLDCELNGRLGDFGLARLYDHGTLPQSTHVAGSLGYLAPEHNRTGRATTSTDVYAFGAFLLEVGCGRRPIEPRVAPAENVILVDWVFSFWKSGDILQAVDQNLGTEYMKEEAELVLKLGLLCSHSEPKLRPSMRQVLLYLEGSASLPDLSLLATGISAVGLGFAYPSGFEDITSSFASSKDKCFSHSVADSLLSGGR